GCGCAAAATGATCCAAGAGCAGGGACTCTCCACCCTCATACAGGTCGATGGCGGGGTCAACCTCGAGACCGGTCGCCAGCTCATCGAGGCGGGTGCCGACTCGCTCGTGGCGGGCAGTGCCGTCTTTAAGGCTCCCAGTCCTCAAGAGATGATTGCACAGCTACACGCCTTGTAAGCCACCTTGCACTACCTCGTCCGAGGGCTACACGCCACAATCATGCGCCCAGCATTGGTGACACTCCTGTCGCTAGTGCTGGGCATTTATCTAGGTAGTCTCGGGCTACTAGCAGCGCAGTGGTACTTCCTCGGCATCGCTGTGGCGACACTCCTCCTCGTCCTCTCTAGACTTTGGCGCAAAGCGCTCCTCGCCGGCTCCGCTTGGTACCTACTTCTCCTCTGCTTGGGAGCTTGTCTGGCAACAATCCCCAAGGAACGGGTAGCGCAACTACCACAACCCAGCGAGAAAACGACCTACCTCGTCACCATCTCCCGTCCGCCCACAGCGCGTGAGCAGGGTTCCCGTGCCGAGGCTATCATCGAGCAGGCGACAGATCCGCGCGGTGCCGTCCTAGCTCACTGGAGTGGGCAGCGTATCATGCTATACCTATATAATGGATCGCTGCAACTCACGCCTCGCACCAGCTACCTCGTCCGTGGACGGCTCACACCTCTAGACCAAGTCTCCTCGCCAAGCTATCAGCACTACCTCCTCTCACGAAAGGTCTCGGGCATGCTATCCGCCTCCACCGCAGAAGCTTGCGATGCGCCAAGCACTACCCATTGGTCGCTCTGGGACCAATTACGCTACCGCGCCTACACCCTCCAGCAGCGCATCGGTGGCACGCTAGACGAGATTGACCGACTCACCCCGCTACAGCGAGAGACGCTCCGTGCTATCTGCCTAGGCGATCGCTCCGAAGGGACCGTCGTGGAGGCACAGTTTCGTTCCGTAGGCGTTGCGCACCTGCTGTCGGTCAGTGGCTTTCACGTTGGGGTCGTCCTGCTACTCATCTACTGGCTCATACGCTATCCGCTACGGCTCATACGCAACGTCCACACCGCTTACCTTCTGCGCTGGAGCCTCACTCTCATAGCGGTATGGATCTACGCTTTCATCTGCGGACTCTCCATCCCGACACTCCGCGCCTCGCTTATGTTCTCCATCTTTGCTGTGGCACGTCTCTTGGGGCGCTCCACCGATCGGCTGAACGTCTGGGCGCAGGCGGCCGTCCTCCTGCTACTCATCTCACCCTACGCACTCTTTGACGTAGGCATGCAGCTCAGCTTCGGAGCGGTGCTAGCCATCTTCGTCACCTGGGGCGCACTCAACCAACGCATCACGCCGAGTAGCTCCCGTATCGTCAGCTACCTCTACTACCTCATCGTCACGACCATAGCCGTACAACTCTTCGTCTGGCCTATCCTCGCACGCAGCTTCGGCACCACAGCCGTCTGGATGCTCCTCGCCAACCTCCTCCTGTCACCTCTCGCCACGCTGCTCATCATCATGGGGCTTGTCACCATGGGACTACTCGCCCTCGGGCTCACCACGAAGCTTCTACCGTTGCTCCTCGTCGTCGTGAGCGATCTCACCAGCGGTGCGATGACACTCCTCGAGCAGCACTTCACCACTCAGCTCACCATCGCCATGCCACTCTGGCTCTGCATCGCTTACTACCTCCTCCTCTACGCCTGGGTGCAGTACCTCCTAGCCCGTCCCCGCCCCGTCCGCGTCTAGCTACGCCCCCCCTATTGCCTATTTGCATGAATAACACTACATTTGCTGTAGAGGTTGTTCACTTAGAGACTGTTGCAAAAGTCAACAGTCTCACAATCTTGCTTGCAAGATTGTCTAGACTTTGCAGAAAGGATGAAGCGCAAGGCGCTGAGGGTGAGGTCTGAAGGGAGCATACCTCCGTATGTGACCGAAGCCGAATCCCGAAGGCAACACAGCGATTCGCCTTTATGCAACAGTCTCACTTAACTAACAGACTATGCACAACAAAATCCCTAATCTCAGACAGATACTGTGCATGACCCTACTAGCCATCGGCGCAGTACTCGCAAGCGTCTCCTGTAGACAGGAAGTGCGCAAAGACCCAAGCGTGGCTCTTATTGGGACAGCCTGGGAAATGCTAGACACGCTCTATGATTCGAACGATACGCTAGTCGTATTGTCTACGTCACTCCACTTCGAGAGTGCCACCGCAGGACACTATCTCCTGAAGATGGCAGATGATCCCGAAAGCATCACCTACCCGCTCCTATATAAGTATCTAGCAGCACAAGATTGCTACCAGATCTATTCCAACCTTCCTCCCGATGCCGGCATGATTATAGACACTTGCTGGGCCAAAGTGGACTGGGAGCACAACCTTCTCTGGTGCTACGAAGACAAAGATCTGAAAGATCAGGATCCAGACTTCTGCCGCCGCATCAAGTGACGCGTCAGCTCTCTAACTTCTAACTTCTAATCTCTAATAACATATCTTTACGGGGAGATTCGTCCGATTCCCTCCTTTCTCTGTCCTCTCCTGAAATAGTACACAGTTGGGAAGCCAACCCCAACAACTATGAAAGAAGAAAAAAGTAACCGAGGACGAAAGGGATATCCCCTAGATTTCAAGTGGAGAGTCATTGATGACCTCCTAGCCACTGGCGAGAGCATCGCCACGACCAGCCAGCGCTACGGCATTACCACACGCACCATTCGAAATTGGTTGCGTACCTTTGGAGTAGAGTTACCCAACCAAAGCAGCAGTAGCACTATGAGCAAGACAAACAAGAACAAAGACGTAGATCCAGAGTACGCAGAACTCAAGCGCGAAAACGCTCGCCTCAAAGCAGCCCTCTTCCAGGCTGAGAGCAAGGCATTAGTCAACAAGACACTACTCGAAGTGGTCTTGAATCGCTACCACATTGATCTAAAAAAAAAGACCGATTTGCAGCCGTGAGACAGCTTGAACACGCCAAAGTGAGAGATCAAAAGCTCTCCATAACCTACCTTTGTCAGCTACTAGAAGTCAGCCGCAAAGGCTACTACAAGCACACCTTCACCGAGCAAGACGAAGATGTCAAAGTAGCCTCCGTCCTACACTATTGCCAGTATGTGCGAAGTAAGCTCCACAGGGCAGGCGTAGACACCCTTCAGCAGTGTGCCAACGAATACTTCGAAGGAACCTTCCAAGTAGGTCGCGACTGGCTGTACAAAGTCTTAGGAGCCAACGATATGCTGCTGAGAAGTCGCAAGCGCAAGCGTCCACCCCAGACGACCAAAGGCGTGGTCAATCACGGCTTCCAAGATCACCTGAACACCACCCCTAAATACATTGCCACTGACCATTGCCGGCTCACCGTCTCAGACATAACCTACGTCAAATGTTTAGGGGGCTTCGCATATCTCTCCCTGACGATGGACGCTTATAGCCGCATCATCACCGGCTTTGACCTGCAGCCCACGCTCTCCACAGAGGGCCCCTACAACGCACT
The sequence above is a segment of the Porphyromonas vaginalis genome. Coding sequences within it:
- a CDS encoding ComEC/Rec2 family competence protein gives rise to the protein MRPALVTLLSLVLGIYLGSLGLLAAQWYFLGIAVATLLLVLSRLWRKALLAGSAWYLLLLCLGACLATIPKERVAQLPQPSEKTTYLVTISRPPTAREQGSRAEAIIEQATDPRGAVLAHWSGQRIMLYLYNGSLQLTPRTSYLVRGRLTPLDQVSSPSYQHYLLSRKVSGMLSASTAEACDAPSTTHWSLWDQLRYRAYTLQQRIGGTLDEIDRLTPLQRETLRAICLGDRSEGTVVEAQFRSVGVAHLLSVSGFHVGVVLLLIYWLIRYPLRLIRNVHTAYLLRWSLTLIAVWIYAFICGLSIPTLRASLMFSIFAVARLLGRSTDRLNVWAQAAVLLLLISPYALFDVGMQLSFGAVLAIFVTWGALNQRITPSSSRIVSYLYYLIVTTIAVQLFVWPILARSFGTTAVWMLLANLLLSPLATLLIIMGLVTMGLLALGLTTKLLPLLLVVVSDLTSGAMTLLEQHFTTQLTIAMPLWLCIAYYLLLYAWVQYLLARPRPVRV
- a CDS encoding transposase, whose translation is MKEEKSNRGRKGYPLDFKWRVIDDLLATGESIATTSQRYGITTRTIRNWLRTFGVELPNQSSSSTMSKTNKNKDVDPEYAELKRENARLKAALFQAESKALVNKTLLEVVLNRYHIDLKKKTDLQP
- a CDS encoding IS3 family transposase; the encoded protein is MRQLEHAKVRDQKLSITYLCQLLEVSRKGYYKHTFTEQDEDVKVASVLHYCQYVRSKLHRAGVDTLQQCANEYFEGTFQVGRDWLYKVLGANDMLLRSRKRKRPPQTTKGVVNHGFQDHLNTTPKYIATDHCRLTVSDITYVKCLGGFAYLSLTMDAYSRIITGFDLQPTLSTEGPYNALRQTVDFYQKHGFDLKGLIFHSDRGCQYVSKQMTDYEASLGIVTSVTQTGNPLHNAMAERLNGIIKNDWLYNFEDKPIDQVREILSQTIALYNTARPHRAINKKTPMQMLIPDYPNPITTQPSKKQTSKNNSPKAPSLKSPSSCRLTPHKDLSLCTSAVKTTTSRVPQQEQN